The following coding sequences lie in one Nerophis lumbriciformis linkage group LG02, RoL_Nlum_v2.1, whole genome shotgun sequence genomic window:
- the LOC133610867 gene encoding 5-hydroxytryptamine receptor 7 produces the protein MIDERLGTGPPDLPVPFGQLTSRLLDAVASAEAESNGTGCGEPTLSRSRAEKAVIGSVLTLLTLCTVGGNLLVVISVCAVKKLRQPSNYLIVSLAAADLSVAVAVMPFVNVTDLSGGRWRFGRWFCNVFIAMDVMCCTASILTLCAISIDRYLGITKPLTYPVRQNGRCMALTVAWVWLLSASITLPPFFGWAQNVNDGRVCLISQGVGYTVYSTAVAFYIPVSVMLFTYSRIYRAAKLSAAKHTIAAFPREESSAETGSARETEEEEVDCVAAVLKLQREVEDECGQRVSRFLKSGEQRRRGRKNQSVFKREQKAAATLGIVVGAFIVCWLPFFLLSTTRPFVCGTACGCVPLWLERTLLWLGYANSLINPFIYAFFNRDLRATYANLLRCRYRNINRQLSAAGVHEALKIVYEPRLAVRPP, from the exons ATGATCGACGAGCGGCTCGGCACGGGACCTCCGGACCTGCCGGTGCCGTTCGGGCAACTCACGTCGCGCCTACTGGACGCGGTCGCCTCGGCGGAGGCGGAGTCCAACGGCACCGGCTGCGGGGAGCCCACGCTGAGCCGCAGCCGCGCAGAGAAGGCGGTGATCGGGTCGGTGCTGACGCTGCTCACGCTGTGCACGGTGGGCGGCAACCTGCTGGTGGTCATCTCGGTGTGCGCCGTCAAGAAGCTGCGGCAGCCGTCCAACTACTTGATCGTCTCCCTGGCCGCCGCGGACCTTTCCGTGGCCGTGGCCGTCATGCCGTTCGTCAACGTCACGGACCTGAGCGGCGGCCGCTGGAGGTTCGGCCGCTGGTTCTGTAACGTCTTTATCGCCATGGACGTCATGTGCTGCACCGCCTCCATCTTGACCCTGTGCGCCATCAGCATCGACAG GTATTTGGGCATCACCAAGCCGCTGACGTATCCGGTCCGTCAAAATGGCCGCTGCATGGCCTTGACAGTGGCGTGGGTGTGGCTGCTGTCGGCCTCCATCACCCTCCCCCCCTTCTTCGGCTGGGCCCAGAACGTCAACGACGGGCGCGTGTGCCTCATCAGCCAGGGCGTGGGCTACACCGTCTACTCCACCGCCGTGGCCTTCTACATCCCCGTGTCCGTCATGCTCTTCACCTACTCGCGCATCTACCGCGCCGCCAAGCTCAGCGCCGCCAAGCACACCATCGCCGCCTTCCCCCGCGAAGAGTCGTCCGCGGAGACGGGGAGCGCACGGGAGACGGAGGAGGAGGAAGTGGACTGCGTGGCGGCGGTGTTGAAGCTGCAGCGGGAGGTGGAGGATGAGTGCGGCCAGCGCGTTTCCCGCTTCCTCAAGAGCGGCGAACAGCGGCGGCGCGGCAGGAAGAACCAGTCCGTCTTCAAGCGGGAGCAGAAGGCGGCGGCCACGCTGGGCATCGTGGTGGGCGCCTTCATCGTGTGCTGGCTGCCCTTTTTCCTGCTGTCCACCACCAGGCCCTTCGTGTGCGGCACGGCGTGCGGCTGCGTGCCGCTGTGGCTGGAGAGGACGCTGCTGTGGCTGGGCTACGCCAACTCGCTTATCAACCCCTTCATCTATGCCTTCTTCAACCGGGACCTTCGCGCCACCTACGCCAACCTGCTGCGCTGCCGCTACCGCAACATCAACCGCCAGCTGTCCGCCGCCGGCGTGCACGAGGCGCTCAAGATAGTGTACGAGCCCCGCCTTGCCGTGCGACCGCCGTGA